In Primulina huaijiensis isolate GDHJ02 unplaced genomic scaffold, ASM1229523v2 scaffold40277, whole genome shotgun sequence, one genomic interval encodes:
- the LOC140969275 gene encoding beta-1,6-galactosyltransferase GALT29A-like, translating into MYSSAKTGLRSHYITLMLIVVAATLTIQAVLHFNGGAFQLKYEISPARIPQKPVFNETLLKYAAIESGEARVKQEVEDLLDGSFGNRGQERSNFLSFGRYRIDLRHKSSRGTPSELHSPEFNRLWLTFRKYLSGWWRNRRLHLDTMLDFANYAKVAVEEYSGTKGSRKRYKSCAVVGNSGILLRSDHGKLIDSHEIVIRLNNARTVGYERNVGVKTSVSFINSNILHSCASWADCFCHPYGERVPIVMYICQPVHCFDFLVCNASHKAPLVVTDPRFDMLCARIVKYYSLKRFVETTGKGCGEWGAAHDALEFHYSSGMQAIMLAVGTCEKVSIFGFGKSNSSRHHYHTNQKAELSLHDYDAEYDFYEDLMKRPEAIPFMSDEFKFPSVEMYH; encoded by the coding sequence ATGTACAGCTCAGCCAAGACCGGACTGCGGTCTCATTACATCACTTTGATGCTGATAGTGGTGGCCGCCACTCTCACCATCCAGGCAGTGCTCCACTTTAATGGCGGTGCCTTTCAGCTGAAATATGAAATCTCACCAGCTAGAATCCCTCAAAAACCAGTCTTTAACGAAACCCTTTTGAAATATGCTGCTATTGAAAGTGGGGAGGCTCGTGTGAAACAAGAGGTTGAGGATTTGTTGGATGGGAGTTTCGGAAACCGTGGCCAAGAGAGGTCTAATTTTCTGTCTTTTGGTAGGTACCGTATTGATTTGAGGCATAAATCGTCTAGAGGGACTCCATCGGAGCTCCATTCTCCGGAGTTTAATCGTCTGTGGTTAACTTTTAGGAAGTATTTGAGTGGTTGGTGGAGGAATAGAAGGCTTCATTTGGATACAATGTTGGATTTTGCTAATTATGCAAAGGTTGCTGTTGAGGAGTATAGTGGAACAAAGGGTTCGAGAAAGAGATACAAGAGTTGTGCTGTGGTGGGAAATAGTGGGATTTTGTTGAGGAGTGATCATGGTAAGCTGATCGATAGTCACGAGATTGTTATTCGGCTAAACAACGCGAGAACTGTGGGTTATGAGCGTAACGTTGGGGTGAAAACGAGTGTATCTTTCATCAATAGTAACATATTACATTCATGTGCTAGCTGGGCAGATTGTTTTTGCCATCCTTACGGCGAGAGAGTGCCTATAGTTATGTATATATGTCAACCGGTTCACTGTTTCGATTTCTTGGTGTGCAATGCTTCGCATAAGGCGCCTCTGGTTGTTACAGATCCAAGATTTGATATGTTGTGTGCCAGGATTGTGAAGTATTACTCGTTGAAACGGTTCGTGGAGACAACCGGAAAGGGTTGTGGTGAATGGGGGGCCGCTCACGATGCACTCGAATTCCACTACTCTTCGGGTATGCAAGCGATCATGCTTGCTGTGGGAACTTGTGAGAAGGTTAGTATTTTTGGGTTTGGGAAATCTAATTCATCTAGACATCATTACCATACGAATCAGAAGGCCGAGCTTTCGCTACACGATTACGATGCAGAATATGATTTTTACGAGGATTTAATGAAAAGACCAGAGGCTATCCCTTTCATGTCCGATGAATTCAAGTTTCCTTCTGTTGAAATGTATCACTAA